DNA sequence from the Actinopolymorpha sp. NPDC004070 genome:
CGTCGGGCTTCTGCATTTCTGCGACCAGCAATGTGCCGGGCTTGCTCGCCCAGGTCTTGACGAACGCTCGTCGCTCGTCCTCTGCTGTCGTGCCGTCCGGCGGTCCGAGCGTGAGAGTGGTGTACACCTCCGCCAGTGCCCGTTCGAGTTCGGCCGCCTTCACGACAACACGACCAATATATTCATACAAAATGTTGGGAAGATCGTTGCTCACGGCTAGGAATCTACTCGCCCTAAGCCTGGATTCACCGATGGACGTGGTGGGGAGCGTGGCGTGAGGAGCGGATTCCCTTGTGTGTTGGAGGATCGGACTTGGGTGAAGGTCGATACCGGCGGCGATTGGCGTGGCGGCGGGAGTCATCGTGGTTGCGTTGCTCGCGGCCGCGATCCGGCGCCTCGTTCTCGCAGGGCGCGACCTGGCGGTGGCCGCCGTCACGTGCCGGCGGCTCGGACCGCGGCGGACGGGCTCGTGGTCGTTCAAGACGAACGACCGACGCGTACACTCTGCCGTCCGGCCTCAGTGGCCGGGTTGTTGTCTCCACCGCCATGCTGCGTGCACTGCCCGCCGGTGAGCTAGATCCACAGCCAGCTGGCGCACATGGCAGCGGCGATGAGCGCGTAGAGCACTGCGGCGGCGCGCACGTCCCTGCTGGTGATGTGTTCATGCAGGGCATCGGCGAGCACGCCGGTGGGGAACGGGAGCCCGCAAGGCCGAGCTTGTCTCTGGCGGTGTGCCGTACACGATCCTGGGGCCGACGTACTTCTTCGACAATGCACTGGGTGGCGGCGGGGCCGACCAGATCCGCAGCGGGGTTCTGGAGCTGCCACTGCCGGGTGATCGGCCGTTGCAGCAGCTGGCCCGACCCGACCTTGGCGCGTTCGCCGCGCAGGTGCTGCTGCAACCCGGACCCTGCGTCGGGCAACGCATCGAGCTGGCCAGCGCTGCCACCACCCCCGCCCAGATGGCGGCTGCGCTGAGCGCTGCGCTGGGGCGGCAGGTACGCCATGAACGGGTCCCGCTGGAGACGATCAGCAACCCCGACATGCACGCGATGTGGACGTCCTTGAAGGGCCCCGGCTACCGCGTCGGCATCACCGCGCTGCACGCCGCCAATCCCGAGGTCGCCCGGACCCGCTTCGCCGACTGGGCCCGCCACACGTTCGGCCGCCCCGGTGACGACCCCAACGGTCCGTGAGCCGGCGCCGCGCGAGCTGGATACCTACAGCGCTCCGTGGGCAACACGCCGGTCTCAGACCTGGGCCAGTCCTCCGTCGACGAACAGTTCGGCGCCAGTGGTGAAGCTGCTGGCCCCAGTTGCTAGGAAGACCGCAGTCTCGGCTACCTCGTCTGGACTTCCCATGCGCTGCAAGGGCATGGTTGCCAACAACGTCTCGATGAAGTGCTGGCCCTCAGCCGGACCGGCCTCTACGCCGGACGTCATTGAAGTCTCGATTGGACCTGGGCTGACTGCATTTACCCGGATACCGCGACCCGCGTGTCAACGCTTCGCGAAAACTGACCCCGCGCGGGTTCGGGAAAGTTGACCCCCTGGCGGTTGGTTCAGCGGCGGTTGGTGCGGTTCTCTTTGGCG
Encoded proteins:
- a CDS encoding NmrA family NAD(P)-binding protein, translating into MPYTILGPTYFFDNALGGGGADQIRSGVLELPLPGDRPLQQLARPDLGAFAAQVLLQPGPCVGQRIELASAATTPAQMAAALSAALGRQVRHERVPLETISNPDMHAMWTSLKGPGYRVGITALHAANPEVARTRFADWARHTFGRPGDDPNGP
- a CDS encoding SDR family oxidoreductase, translating into MRVNAVSPGPIETSMTSGVEAGPAEGQHFIETLLATMPLQRMGSPDEVAETAVFLATGASSFTTGAELFVDGGLAQV